Proteins from a genomic interval of Arachis hypogaea cultivar Tifrunner chromosome 10, arahy.Tifrunner.gnm2.J5K5, whole genome shotgun sequence:
- the LOC114924535 gene encoding uncharacterized protein, with protein MTTNLSECVNSVLKGTRNLPVCAIVKSTYHRLNELFVMKGRQAQAQIARGQVFSQFLQKAILANREGIPQMLVTSYDRATTIFTVDEIAAAGVQSRFRVNLRDRRCDCGYFQVLHYPCAHALAACAYARLDWQEYVDLVYRVESVFRVYQMEFQPMPDEEMWPPTDGQHIRPNPLLRRTMEGCPVSTRIRNEMDEVEPGPGKRCGLCRQPGHTRRHCPHASAT; from the coding sequence atgacgacgaatctCTCTGAGTGTGTCAACTCTGTCCTCAAGGGCACTAGAAATCTACCAGTTTGTGCAATTGTGAAGTCCACTTACCATCGCCTGAATGAGTTATTCGTCATGAAGGGTCGGCAAGCACAAGCGCAAATTGCACGTGGTCAGGTGTTCTCACAGTTCTTGCAGAAAGCCATACTTGCGAATCGTGAGGGGATTCCCCAGATGTTGGTGACGTCATACGATAGAGCTACCACTATATTCACAGTCGACGAGATAGCTGCTGCTGGAGTGCAGTCACGGTTTCGAGTTAATCTCCGTGACCGCAGATGTGATTGTGGTTACTTCCAGGTGTTGCATTATCCTTGTGCACATGCTCTGGCAGCGTGTGCATATGCGAGATTAGACTGGCAAGAGTACGTCGATTTAGTGTACCGCGTTGAGAGCGTGTTTCGGGTCTATCAAATGGAATTTCAGCCCATGCCCGATGAGGAGATGTGGCCCCCTACAGATGGACAACATATCCGGCCCAACCCCCTCCTACGACGTACAATGGAAGGCTGTCCGGTATCTACTAGGATTCGGAATGAAATGGATGAGGTTGAGCCAGGACCAGGGAAGAGGTGTGGCCTATGCAGGCAACCAGGACATACCAGGCGACATTGTCCGCATGCTTCTGCCACATAA
- the LOC112717515 gene encoding uncharacterized protein gives MVKNDSHLCNLFSEVIEWIGPNNIVHVVTDNAANYVAAGRLINRKYDNIYWSPCAAHCLNLILKDISSMAHISNLATRASKITSIFDRKKELQQLVVNSIFTDHKLGRSATDDCFTVCKLVVPLIYLLRVVDADDKPSLGCVYEGMLRAEDSIKEMFRQSKTAYQPYTDIINSRWDKHLKKDLHAAAYFLNPKFFFNENYKEAPDVMRDLLDLVTLYCKCNNLDSVQAMKEIHLYRDRKESFDRQEVIPAASELKPDEWWRLFGGSALCLQKIAVRILSQASASSGCERNWSLFDQIHTKRRNRLEHDRLNDIVYVTYNLRLKSRKEKEKRKQKTQYDPIDYESISQVDFWVTEEVVEKEPDLPSNVDDLLREIDADLYQSGGGSSGLYAASLDSSADQGGNEGEDHPTEADLQQVLADFDD, from the exons ATGGTAAAAAATGATTCACACTTGTGTAATTTGTTTTCTGAGGTAATTGAATGGATTGGCCCAAATAATATTGTGCATGTTGTGACTGACAATGCGGCCAATTATGTTGCTGCTGGTAGGCTTATCAATAGAAAATATGATAATATCTATTGGTCACCATGTGCTGCTCATTgccttaatcttattttaaaagatataagcAGCATGGCACATATTTCTAACCTTGCAACACGTGCTTCAAAGATCACA AGCATCTTTGACCGTAAAAAGGAGTTGCAACAATTAGTTGTAAATTCAATTTTCACTGATCACAAATTAGGAAGGAGTGCTACTG ACGATTGCTTTACTGTATGTAAACTTGTGGTCCCTCTGATTTACTTGCTGAGGGTTGTTGATGCTGATGACAAACCATCTTTGGGATGTGTTTATGAAGGAATGCTAAGGGCAGAAGATTCAATTAAGGAGATGTTTAGGCAATCCAAGACTGCATATCAGCCGTACACAGATATTATCAACTCAAGATGGGACAAGCATTTGAAGAAAGATCTTCATGCGGCAGCTTACTTCCTGAATCCTAAattcttttttaatgaaaattataaAGAAGCACCTGATGTTATGCGAGATTTGCTTGATCTTGTTACCTTGTATTGCAAGTGTAACAATTTGGATTCAGTTCAGGCAATGAAGGAAATACATTTATATAGAGATCGGAAGGAAAGTTTTGATAGACAAGAAGTTATTCCAGCTGCATCTGAACTTAAGCCTG ATGAATGGTGGAGGTTATTCGGAGGCTCTGCTCTATGTCTACAAAAGATAGCTGTTCGCATTCTTAGCCAAGCATCTGCTTCTTCTGGGTGTGAGAGAAATTGGAGCCTTTTTGACCAGAttcatacaaaaagaagaaatagattgGAGCATGATAGACTGAATGACATTGTTTATGTTACCTATAATTTGCGTCTTAAATCCAG gaaggaaaaagaaaaaagaaagcaaaagacacAATATGATCCAATTGATTATGAAAGTATCAGTCAAGTTGACTTTTGGGTGACTGAAGAGGTTGTAGAGAAAGAGCCTGATCTTCCTAGTAATGTGGATGACTTATTGC gtgaaattgatgctgatttaTATCAAAGTGGCGGTGGTAGTAGTGGTCTTTATGCTGCATCTCTTGATTCTTCTGCTGATCAGGGTGGGAATGAAGGTGAAGATCATCCCACCGAAGCAGATTTGCAACAAGTTCTtgcggattttgatgattga